In Phaeobacter gallaeciensis DSM 26640, a genomic segment contains:
- a CDS encoding antibiotic biosynthesis monooxygenase family protein, with protein sequence MNAAAVQAEGGNATLINVFEVPEGALQDSIDYWKLSRDFLKTQPGYVSTALHQSIAPDAKFMLVNIAVWESAEAFKAASAKMMKTAGIAPVDGLKFTPGLYTVIESD encoded by the coding sequence ATGAACGCCGCTGCTGTACAGGCCGAAGGCGGCAATGCCACCCTGATCAACGTCTTTGAAGTCCCGGAAGGTGCTTTGCAGGACTCGATTGACTATTGGAAATTGTCCCGCGATTTTCTGAAAACACAGCCCGGATATGTCTCAACCGCGCTGCATCAGTCGATTGCGCCAGATGCCAAATTCATGCTGGTCAATATTGCGGTTTGGGAGAGCGCGGAGGCGTTCAAGGCGGCCTCGGCAAAGATGATGAAAACTGCGGGGATTGCGCCTGTAGACGGGCTGAAATTCACCCCCGGTCTCTACACGGTGATCGAATCCGACTGA
- a CDS encoding sterol desaturase family protein, which yields MDKTPLKGWNHVPPVPIKVSPFFTWPPRPLEMAGWLWNSWFFITEKLILVAVAFASYYWFQPPLTESREFAFGWIAQMYLRNLILMTAVAGGLHLYFYTFTKQGQRLRYDPRPLMKAGRQFTLGGQIRDNMFWTLASGVTVWTAYEVLMFWALANGYAPMLTFAAHPAWFIALFLLIPIWESFYFYWIHRLLHVPFLYKHVHALHHRNINVGPWSGLSMHPVEHLIFLGSVLIHWIVAAHPVHILFHLQYYALTAATTHTGFEGLLVKDKNRLALGTFHHQMHHRYFECNYGSLEIPWDKFFGSFHDGTKEADARIRERRKRLTKS from the coding sequence ATGGACAAGACGCCGCTCAAGGGCTGGAACCATGTTCCGCCTGTTCCGATCAAAGTATCCCCGTTCTTCACATGGCCGCCACGGCCTCTGGAGATGGCTGGCTGGCTCTGGAACTCCTGGTTTTTTATCACTGAAAAGTTGATCCTCGTCGCTGTCGCATTTGCGTCCTATTATTGGTTTCAGCCCCCTCTGACGGAGAGCAGGGAGTTTGCATTTGGCTGGATTGCCCAGATGTATCTGCGCAATCTTATTCTGATGACAGCTGTCGCCGGAGGGCTGCATCTCTATTTCTACACCTTCACCAAACAGGGCCAGAGGCTGCGGTATGATCCGCGCCCCCTGATGAAGGCCGGACGCCAGTTCACCTTGGGAGGGCAGATCCGGGACAATATGTTCTGGACCTTGGCAAGTGGCGTGACGGTCTGGACCGCCTATGAGGTCCTGATGTTTTGGGCTCTGGCCAATGGCTATGCGCCGATGCTGACCTTTGCGGCGCATCCGGCCTGGTTTATTGCGTTGTTCCTGCTGATCCCGATCTGGGAGAGTTTCTATTTCTACTGGATCCATCGCCTGCTGCATGTGCCATTTCTCTACAAACACGTGCATGCACTGCATCACCGAAACATCAATGTTGGTCCCTGGTCGGGGCTGTCCATGCACCCGGTTGAGCATCTCATTTTTCTCGGCTCGGTGTTGATCCATTGGATTGTCGCGGCGCACCCGGTCCATATTCTGTTTCATCTGCAATATTATGCGCTGACGGCCGCCACGACCCACACCGGTTTTGAAGGGTTGCTGGTGAAGGATAAGAACCGGCTTGCCCTCGGGACATTTCACCACCAGATGCATCATCGCTATTTTGAGTGTAACTATGGCTCGCTTGAGATCCCTTGGGACAAATTCTTCGGATCTTTTCATGACGGAACGAAGGAGGCAGACGCACGTATTCGGGAGCGTCGCAAGCGTTTGACAAAGAGCTGA
- a CDS encoding class I SAM-dependent methyltransferase, translated as MFDADRVQEVAQSQLVNALDLSMFSEKDILNTVLQRSEVLFDLDRPGLPIRQWSKGKPDALQAEVDRRGDLLLRRAISVLYLEYLALKPTLETLAPKHVADIGCGYGFIDLFIARDFQPALTLIDLESNDATHFGFHAEGAAYSSLATARAFLLANGVAAEAVTMLNPGREEATRITGVDLAMSLLSCGFHYPANTYARFWEASVRQDGSIILDLRDAEAARQREELGQIGSLHDLWRGQKWARVLVSKAGA; from the coding sequence ATGTTCGATGCAGACCGTGTGCAGGAGGTCGCCCAATCGCAGCTCGTAAATGCGCTTGATCTGTCGATGTTCTCTGAAAAGGACATTCTCAACACGGTGTTGCAGCGTTCTGAGGTTCTCTTTGATCTCGATCGCCCGGGTCTGCCGATCCGGCAATGGTCCAAGGGAAAACCCGACGCGCTTCAGGCGGAGGTGGACCGGCGGGGCGATCTGCTGCTCCGGCGTGCGATTTCAGTTCTCTATCTCGAATATCTCGCGCTGAAACCCACCCTTGAAACCCTCGCTCCCAAACATGTCGCGGATATCGGATGTGGCTACGGGTTCATTGACCTGTTCATCGCCCGGGATTTCCAGCCCGCGCTGACGCTGATTGATCTGGAAAGCAATGATGCAACGCATTTCGGGTTTCACGCTGAGGGGGCGGCCTATAGCAGCCTTGCTACGGCGCGGGCGTTCCTACTGGCCAATGGGGTGGCGGCGGAGGCCGTGACTATGCTCAACCCCGGACGCGAAGAGGCAACCCGCATCACAGGAGTTGATCTGGCAATGTCATTGCTCAGCTGCGGTTTTCACTACCCGGCGAACACCTATGCGCGGTTCTGGGAGGCAAGTGTCAGGCAGGACGGGTCTATCATCCTTGACCTTCGAGATGCAGAGGCTGCCCGCCAGCGCGAGGAATTGGGCCAGATCGGATCACTGCACGACTTGTGGCGGGGCCAGAAATGGGCCCGCGTCTTGGTCAGCAAAGCCGGTGCATAA
- a CDS encoding MYG1 family protein produces MTITHLVTHSGGFHADELLSSVILTRLFPDAALIRSREAAWITPDAGRIIYDVGQAYDAAAQIFDHHQRPNPLREDGQPYSSFGLIWHHFGRDYLRGLDVPEADIDAIHHSFDQGFVLPVDLLDNGAIDPGVAGPLAGLTLPVLLETLKPVFDDRRDGADDQAFLAALPVARAFVEASIRGKAAKRRAETMVLQAIEGAGAGRVLELPMGMPFRSAVEKAGADHLLFVVHPRGSDWTLTTIRKSGDSFESRADLPAAWAGLTDEALEAASGVAGAKFCHNARFIAVASTREAIMELAERAVQAVSQTTE; encoded by the coding sequence ATGACCATCACCCATCTTGTGACCCATTCCGGTGGGTTTCATGCCGATGAACTTCTGTCCTCGGTGATCTTGACCCGCCTGTTCCCCGATGCGGCGCTGATACGCTCGCGGGAGGCTGCATGGATCACGCCGGACGCGGGGCGGATAATCTATGATGTGGGGCAGGCCTATGATGCGGCGGCGCAGATTTTCGATCATCATCAGCGCCCCAATCCCCTGCGCGAAGATGGCCAGCCCTACAGCTCCTTTGGTCTGATCTGGCACCATTTCGGGCGTGATTACCTGCGCGGCCTCGATGTGCCGGAAGCCGACATTGACGCCATCCATCACAGTTTTGATCAGGGCTTCGTGCTGCCGGTGGATTTGCTGGACAATGGCGCTATTGATCCCGGTGTGGCCGGGCCTTTGGCGGGGCTGACGCTGCCGGTGTTGCTGGAAACCCTGAAACCGGTGTTTGATGACCGTCGTGATGGTGCCGATGATCAGGCCTTCCTAGCAGCGTTGCCGGTGGCGCGGGCTTTTGTCGAGGCGTCGATCCGGGGCAAGGCTGCGAAACGGCGGGCGGAGACCATGGTGCTGCAGGCGATTGAGGGTGCAGGCGCGGGCAGGGTGCTGGAGCTGCCGATGGGCATGCCTTTCCGCTCAGCGGTGGAGAAGGCGGGGGCCGATCACCTGCTGTTCGTGGTGCATCCGCGCGGCAGTGACTGGACGCTCACCACCATCCGCAAGAGCGGTGACAGTTTCGAGAGCCGTGCCGATCTGCCCGCAGCCTGGGCGGGCCTTACGGATGAGGCGCTTGAGGCGGCCTCTGGTGTTGCAGGGGCAAAATTCTGCCACAACGCCCGGTTCATCGCTGTGGCGAGCACCCGAGAGGCGATTATGGAACTGGCTGAGCGCGCGGTTCAGGCGGTGTCGCAGACCACAGAATAG